From the Penaeus vannamei isolate JL-2024 chromosome 37, ASM4276789v1, whole genome shotgun sequence genome, the window ATTTCCTCTTAACTCGGGCCCGTCTTCCCCAGGAGGTGTCCTGCGACGTGAGCGTGGCGGCGGGAGAGGCAGAGCGACAGgagttctctttcactctctacgaCTTCGATGGACACGGAAAAGTGACGAAGGATGTGAGtatgaaggggtggagagggcgagaggggggagaagaagagggagagggagtgggagaagacggggaggagggagagggagagggagaagagggggagggggtaggagagggcgagaggggggagaagaagagggagagggagtgggagaagacggggaggagggagagggagagggagagggagaagagggggagggggtaggaaagggcgagaggggggagaagaagagggagagggagtgggagaagagggggagggagagggagtggaagaagagggggagggagaagaagagggagagggagtgggagaagacggggaggagggagagggagaagagggggagggggtaggaaagggcgagaggggggagaagaagagggagagggagtggaagaagagggggagggggtagggggtaggagagggcgagagggggtaggagagggcgagaggggggagaagaagagggagagggagtgggagaagacggggaggagggagagggagagggagagggagaagagggggagggggtaggaaagggcgagaggggggagaagaagagggagagggagtggaagaagagggggaggggggagaggagggagagggagaagaggggtagggggtaggagagggcgagagggggtaggagagggcgagagggggtaggagagggcgagaggggggagaagaagagggagagggagtgggagaagacggggaggagggagagggagagggagaagagggggagggggtaggagagggcgagaggggggagaagaagagggagagggagtggaagaagagggggaggggggagaagagggagagggagagggagtggaagaagagggggagggggtaggagaggaagaggagggggagggggtgggaaaggaagatgagcgagaggagggagtggaagaagagggggagggggtaagaatggaagaggagcgagaggagggagaggaagaggagggggagggggtaggagaggaagaggagcgagagggggtgcgaaaggaagaggagggagagagagagggagaggaaaaggggggagagggggtgggaaaggaagaggagtgagaagaggcgggagaaggagaggaagagggggagaaggaaaggaagagggagagggagcgggagaagaaagagggggaagggtgagaaggagaggaggagggagagggagaaaagggagtggagggggagaggaagggaaataggggaagggggtgacgaggaaggagatgggcaggggaagggagaaagtggaacggaggataagggagagaaagatggagtaagggagagaggagagggggtaaagagggagaggagcatggggaaggaggagagagagagagagagaggagggcggggtaaGGGCTAGAgataaaggatgggagagagagaagagggagaaggagaggggcgaaGATAGGGTGATGggcagtgagaaagagggggatggataggagACGGAGAATAAGAGAgcattagagaaagagggagatggataggagaCGGAGGATAAGAGAGcattagagaaagagggggatggatagcaGACGGGGAATAAGAGAgcattagagaaagagggagatagataggagacGGAGGATAAGAGTGcattagagaaagagggggatggataggagACGGAGAATAAGAGAgcattagagaaagagggagatggataggagaCGGAGGATAAGAGAgcattagagaaagagaaggaggatagaaaaaaaaaacaggaggtaATGGATAAGGAGAGGAACTGAGTGAGGGAAGttgtaggaaagggaaagggagggtaaaggagaagtggagccggagggagggatagatagataaagagagaattgaTTGatgcatatatgaaataaaagTGCTAAATATCCGAACTATCTTTGGCCAAGGATTAGCCTGGCGAGTCCCTCCCCGGGGGCCGTGTCCCGTGGCGCCCTCTAAACCCTCGTCTCCCGCAGGATATCGCCGGCCTGGTGCGCACCATCTATGAGGCCGTCGGGTCGTCGCTGTCGTTACCGCCCAGCGGCTCCCGCACCATCAGGGTCAAGCTCACGGTGGCTCCGGAGGGCCGCAGGGGCCGCGGCCACCCCGGCCCCagcccccactcccccccgcAGCCGCAGCAGGACGCGCCCGGAGACAATGGCAAGGCGGAGGACGGCGGCGAGCCCTGTAAGGCCGCCCCGGGCCGCGGCCACCGCAGGCGGAAGACGCGGCGGCGCTCCACGTCCCTGCAGCGGCACGAGCTGCTGCAGATCATCCAGGCCAACATGGAGAAGAACAACTTGTACTACACGCCGCTGCACCGCCGCCGcgaccacctgcaccaccacgaccaccaccacagcCGCAGGCGCCGCAGGCACGGGTGCGGCTGCGAGCACTCCGGGTCGCCGCCGGACCCCGCCGAGGTCAAGGCGCGCCTGCTGGAGCCCGAGTGCCCGTGCCGCCACACGCACTTCCACAGCCACACGCACGGCCCCTCCGCCACCGCGCCCACGGCGGCGCCCTGTCGACGGCACAACCGGTCGCACTCGCACGACCTCTCGCACGATTCGCCGCACGTGTTCCGCTACCACCTGCTCGACAAGACCTTCCAGCCGCTCCCGCCCTCCAACACGCCGGACCAGCCGCCCTCGCCACCGGCGCCCCACCACGCCCACCCGGgcccccctcaccacccacacTACCACCACCCacggcaccaccaccaccaccacaggtCCAGGTCGTTTGACGCGGGGGACACCCACAGGTCCTCGCCGCGGGGAAGGTCTGCCAGATCGAGTCGcggacagcagcagcagcaggcaaGCGAGAGCCCACAGCTGAAACAGGAGCAGCAGCCAGCCTTATCCCCGCGGCTGGAGCACGAGGGCGGGGGCGAGGTGTCCCCGCACCACACCAAGCACCGCCACAGGGAGGCGGACCACGCGAGGGCCATGGCGCAGGTGGTGGCCTGGCTGGAGCGAGGGTCGCTGCTCGACTCCCCGACGTCCACCGCCTCGCCGGacactggtggcagcggtgggatcggGCTTGGCGGCGGAGGGGCCTGCAAAGAGCAGCTGCACCACGTCCACCAGcacatccaccaccactaccaccactactccGAGAAGCAGCCTCCGCCTCTGCTGATTTGAGAGCGGGTATGCCACCACCCCAGGTCCATTGTGGTGTGGGTCACTGTGGCACGCCATCTCGGTTGCGGCTGAATGCTCACTGCTCTCCCACGCAGCTCCAGCGTAGAAGGAAGAAGTGTGAAGGTGAAAACAAAGTGCGTGAACAATGCTTTCATTGAACCTTGCGTGGCGGTCATGGGTAGGAATAAACTGTGTTGGATCAAGATTGTATTCTTCCAGAAGGACACTGTGCAAGTGCCATCCATGGAGATtcagtgtgtgtttcttttcacCTGGAAGCTGTGCTCTGGGGGAATGTGGGTGAAACAATAGGTGCTTTGCTGATTCCCTTTGCTGGTCAGTACATATCCCTGACACAATCTCTCTTCCACTATGACGTTGGATTAGAGAAAGTGAACTTACAACGTGTTGAACTAATCATGGATtgggaatataatttttttttttttttttttattaattgatatgtacttttttctcttttttatccttgctGTGTTATATGCAGATATTCAGGACTTGGCATTTGCAACAGGAATCATTCCACTGTGAATTAAATACATATTCCAGTTTCATTCCAGTACTGTCCCCTCTTGTTACAATAAGGCCACTAAGCATGCAGTTGTCAATGGAGTCCCAACCTTGGTGCAAAGTTAGATTGCATTTAAGTGTTTTAAGAGTGATATATAACCCAAGATGTCATGATAAGCCGATATGGAATGCGCTTTCTGAATTCTGATTGATGACGTCAGGAAAGTAGGAAAGTTGGTGTGACTTCGTTCCAGCCAGTTCAACTCCTTTCGGTGTCCACGGCGGTTAGGAGTCTTTTCCAAATTAAATGTATTTTTAATCAATGATAATTTCGGAGTAATGTACAATAACCTTTTTTCTGCATGGGCGTCGAAGGTGCAAACTGTCTAGTAATACAGTTATACAAAcaatacatttattcattaaatGTTAATTGATGTTCCATCATTAGCAACATCCGTATCAGCGTGTTATTTCAACgattaacaaaagaaaagaaaaaaaaggttaccaTTCTTtaacaattaaaaagaaataacgagTTATCTCCTGCATGTGTGCATATCATACctttaacaacaccaataacaatatatCTGTTGGTCATTAACTCCCACGCATGTCATTAGCCGTGACAGGCCAACGGAACCTCTGGCAGGACGCGCTGCCACTGAGCCACAAAGTCATATCTTCGGTGCTGTAatgatattttcatattttcagtcGCATCTCGTGTTCAATgtcatgtctttctttctcactgcAACTTCCTTTTACAGCCAGATGTCGaatcttattctttcctttgaattccgtttttttttttattattttttattctttatttaggtGGGAGGTTGtttgagatacatatatagatgtgtgtgtgtgtgtgtgtgtgtgtgtgtgtgtgtgtgtgtgtgtgtgtgtgtgtgtgtgtgtgtgtgtgtgtgtgtgtgtgtgtgtgtgtgtgtgtgagtgtgtgtgtgtgtgtgtctatatatatatatttatatatatatatatatatatatatatgtatatatagatatatatatatatatttatatatatttatatatatatatatatatatatatatatatatatatatgtatatgtatatgtatgcgtatatgtatatatatatatatatatatatacatataatatatatatatatatatatatatatataatatataatatataatatatattatataatatatgtaatatatacaatatatataatatatatataatatatataaatatatataaatatatataatatatatataatatatatataatatatatataatatatatatatatataatatatatataatatatatataatatatatataacatatatatataatatatatatataatatatatatatgtatatatatatatatatatatatatatatatatatatatatatatatatatatatatacatacatatacacacacacacacacacacacacagacacacacacacacacacacacacacacacacacacacacacacacacacacacacacacacacacacacacacacacactaatacacacacacagacaaacacacacacatacacacatatatatatgtatatacatatatacataacacacacacacacacacacatatacgtacacatatgcatatatatacacatatatacatatatatatatatatatatatatatatatatatatatatatatatatatatatatatatataatatatatataatacatatataatatatataatatatgaaatatgtgatatatatatatatacatataaatatatatataaataatatataatatatataatatatatataatatatatattatatatattatatatatattatatatattatatatatatatatataatatatatataatatatataatatatatataatatatataatatatatataatatatatataacatatataaatatgtaatatatatatacatgtatatatatatatatatatatatatatatatatatatatatatatatatatatatatatatataaccatacgtacatacatacatacatacatacatacatacatacatacatacatacatacatacatacatacatacatacatacatacatacatacatacatacatacatacatacaaatatatatatatatatatatatatatatatatatatatatatatatatatacatacacacatacatacatacatacatacatacatacatacatacatacatacatacatacatacacattttcatgtgtgtgtgtgtgtgtgtgtgtgtgtgtgtgtgtgtgtgtgtgtgtgtgtgtgtgtgtgtgtgtgtgtgtgtgtgtgtgtgtgtgtgatatacatatatatgtatgtatactatatacattcGTGTATATCAGtaaatgtgtattcatatatgtatacatattaatacatacatacatatccatacatacatacacacacacacacacacacacacacacacacacacacacacacacacacacacacacacacacacacacacacacacacacacacacacacacacacacacacacacacacacacacacgcatatacatatacatacgtgcatatatacatataaatacatatatatgtgtatatgaatttattatatatgtatactatatacatgtatacatgtgtgtgtgtttgtttgtttgtgtgtgtgtgtgtttatgtatatatatatatatatatatatatatatatatatatatatatatatatatatatatatatatataaatatatataaatatatatatataaatatatatatataaataaaaaaatatatataaaaatataaacataaaaataaataaataaataaatatatatatatatatatatatatatatatatatatatatatatatatatatatatacatacatacatacatataacacacacacacacacacacacacacacacacacacacacacacacacacacacacacacacacacacacacacacacatatatatatatatatatatatatatatatatatatatatatatatatatatgtacatatatatgtatatatgtatgtatgtatgtatgtatgtatgtatataatgtatatgtatgtgtatatatatacacgtatacatgcatgtatataaaaacattttttgtGTACAAATCCAGCTTATAACCAACTAAGCTCAGGTTAAATTTACGTTGAACCGACTTGTGTTAACGGGAGGCCGGGCCGGTCGTCTCGTTTCGAAACTACCTCATTAAGTCCAACACGTTTATATGTCTTTTGTATAGGTAGTTTAAAAGAAAgaacgatatgtgtgtgtgtataaagtgtaaaaaaaaaaaaagaacagacaaacaaaccattaAAGTAAAACAATAACGATTTGTAAATATccatgttatatgttatatactgTTGTGTGCTTGACATGTATTTGTTTTAGAATACATTCAAGATTTTCATGAATATCCTTTTTCTCGGCCGAGGCGGTTCAGGTAAGTCCAAGTACTGGGTCTATGGTGCTTCAACTCgcattagataatgataaaaaaaaacatcttgtaAAAGACCTTTCATGTTTTGGATAAAATCTTTTCTTCCTGAATGTTTTGGATTCTCTGGTGTTTATTATTAGATCAGTgattgtgtggttgtttgttatgCAAACATTTTCACTTTGGAGAGACGCTTGTAGCGATGGGCCGAGTTGAAGACagtgaataaggaaaataaagagtcATATTTATTCAGAATTTGTTACTATACATTTTGGTTTAATAACCAATTATAAAAGGCACAAATAAATGTGTTTCACAGTTCTCTTGTGTTTCGATCAAATCCtttttaaacttttctttttGAAGAACTGAGCCTTGGGGATACATTCATGCTCATGTCCTTACACTAGCAATGCCATTTATCCACTGTAACCCATGTACAGAATGTTTACGATGCTTTTGACCTGATCAGTTTATTTACATAGTAatctacatgttatatatatatatatatatatatatatatatatatatatatatatatatatatatatatatatatatatatatatatatatatatatatatatataaaacagggaAAGTTTTTTAAGCATTTATCCATATTGACTAATCTCCTTTGCGTAGAACATGCGGTACACACATCTGAGGGGTTACACTGTATTAAACTATTCATATAAAACACTGACTTTATTTTTCCGACTGAATGTTCCAagtatatatgtaacattttgAAAACTCACTTCACACCATCTTCACTGAAGCTGGTTGAGGGCAAGACTGCATTTGTTTTCTAG encodes:
- the LOC113824544 gene encoding protein naked cuticle homolog 1 (The sequence of the model RefSeq protein was modified relative to this genomic sequence to represent the inferred CDS: added 249 bases not found in genome assembly) — protein: MANSFVKWCRAKFLNGFKHINVMTQEEGCGRSDTETLVRACEDDLLLTTPSSTPTPQAHHHQGAAHTPSAQTRSRLAGGTYVEEVSCDVSVAAGEAERQEFSFTLYDFDGHGKVTKDDIAGLVRTIYEAVGSSLSLPPSGSRTIRVKLTVAPEGRRGRGHPGPSPHSPPQPQQDAPGDNGKAEDGGEPCKAAPGRGHRRRKTRRRSTSLQRHELLQIIQANMEKNNLYYTPLHRRRDHLHHHDHHHSRRRRRHGCGCEHSGSPPDPAEVKARLLEPECPCRHTHFHSHTHGPSATAPTAAPCRRHNRSHSHDLSHDSPHVFRYHLLDKTFQPLPPSNTPDQPPSPPAPHHAHPGPPHHPHYHHPRHHHHHHRSRSFDAGDTHRSSPRGRSARSSRGQQQQQASESPQLKQEQQPALSPRLEHEGGGEVSPHHTKHRHREADHARAMAQVVAWLERGSLLDSPTSTASPDTGGSGGIGLGGGGACKEQLHHVHQHIHHHYHHYSEKQPPPLLI